A part of Oncorhynchus gorbuscha isolate QuinsamMale2020 ecotype Even-year unplaced genomic scaffold, OgorEven_v1.0 Un_scaffold_1286, whole genome shotgun sequence genomic DNA contains:
- the LOC124022073 gene encoding LOW QUALITY PROTEIN: rho GTPase-activating protein 7-like (The sequence of the model RefSeq protein was modified relative to this genomic sequence to represent the inferred CDS: inserted 1 base in 1 codon; deleted 2 bases in 1 codon): VNTYISLYPRPQKLRWPSFQASHRPSHSWAQRQMGCQSVLQMNLLQKLCLLQLTALLEKHTPTNKHGFSWAVPKFMKRIKVRDYKDRNVFGVPLLLNVQRTGQPLPQSIQQAMRYLRSQCLDQVGLFRKSGVKSRIQALRQMNETCGADGGGVSYEGQSAYDVADMLKQYFRDLPEPLLTSKLSETFLQIYQYMPKELRLQATRAAVLLLPDESREALQTLLCLLSDVTAAVAENQMTCANLAVCLAPSLFHLNTLRRKESSSPRGMNRKQPLGKPDQRDLNENLAATTGLAHMIQECRKLFRIPEEMSRCRNSYQEQALTPLRLEELGASSGGDGPMGCRTYLQDSLDALLKEAKDKFKGYDSCSTPELAELAYKKVHDGSPLRLWKASVEVPAGPEEVLTRVLREQGRWDEDLMESRVVETLGDRTEVYQYTRNTMAPHPTRDHLVLRTWVTDLPKGAYNLREALVCTSVDNDGAALLGVRANVLTSRYFIEPCSSNKSXFTHISRVDCRGRFPEWYNKLYGHLCASEVVRIRQSFTTQMDK; this comes from the exons GTTAACACATATATTTCTCTCTACCCAAGGCCTCAGAAACTGCGCTGGCCCAGTTTCCAGGCCTCCCACCGGCCCAGTCACTCCTGGGCCCAGCGGCAGATGGGCTGCCAGTCAGTACTGCAGATGAACCTGCTCCAGAAGCTCTGCCTGCTCCAGCTTACAGCCCTCCTGGAGAAACACACCCCCACCAACAAACACGGCTTCAGCTG GGCTGTGCCGAAGTTTATGAAGCGGATCAAGGTGCGGGACTACAAAGACCGAAATGTGTTTGGAGTACCTCTGCTGCTGAACGTCCAGCGTACGGGTCAGCCCCTGCCTCAGAGCATTCAGCAGGCCATGCGCTATCTACGCAGCCAATGTCTAGACCAG GTGGGTCTCTTCAGGAAGTCGGGGGTTAAATCACGTATTCAGGCGCTCCGTCAGATGAACGAAACGTGCGGTGCCGACGGAGGCGGAGTCAGTTACGAGGGCCAATCAGCTTACGACGTGGCCGACATGCTGAAGCAGTATTTCCGGGACCTTCCAGAGCCGCTACTCACCAGCAAACTGTCTGAGACCTTCCTGCAGATCTATCAAT ACATGCCCAAGGAGCTGCGTCTTCAGGCTACGCGAGCGGCCGTGCTGCTGCTGCCAGACGAGAGCCGCGAGGCGCTGCAGACCCTCCTGTGTCTGCTGAGTGACGTCACCGCCGCCGTGGCAGAGAACCAGATGACCTGCGCCAACCTGGCCGTCTGCCTGGCGCCTTCGCTCTTCCACCTTAACACGCTGAGACGCAAGGAGAGCTCCTCGCCACG GGGGATGAACAGGAAGCAGCCGCTGGGTAAACCTGACCAGAGGGACCTCAACGAGAACCTGGCCGCCACCACCGGCCTGGCACACATGATCCAGGAGTGCAGGAAGCTCTTCAGG ATCCCAGAAGAGATGAGTCGCTGCAGAAATTCTTACCAGGAGCAGGCCCTGACCCCCCTGAGGCTGGAGGAGCTCGGGGCTTCCTCTGGGGGGGACGGACCCATGGGATGCAGGACCTACCTCCAGGACAGCCTGGACGCCCTCCTCAAAGAGGCCAAGGACAAGTTCAAAGGTTATGACAGCTGCTCCACGCCTGAACTCGCCGAGCTGGCGTACAAGAAG GTCCACGATGGCTCGCCGCTGCGCCTGTGGAAGGCGTCCGTGGAAGTGCCTGCGGGTCCTGAGGAGGTGTTGACGCGAGTCCTCCGGGAGCAGGGCCGCTGGGACGAGGACCTGATGGAGAGCCGTGTGGTGGAGACGCTAGGCGATCGCACAGAGGTGTACCAGTACACCAGGAACACCATGGCCCCCCACCCCACCAGAGACCACCTCGTGCTCAG GACGTGGGTGACAGACCTACCTAAGGGAGCGTAT AACCTAAGGGAAGCGTTGGTGTGTACCTCAGTGGACAATGACGGGGCAGCGTTACTGGGCGTGCGGGCCAATGTGCTCACCTCACGCTACTTCATCGAGCCATGCAGCAGCAACAAGT CTTTCACACACATCTCCAGGGTCGACTGCAG gGGTCGGTTCCCAGAGTGGTACAATAAACTGTATGGACACCTGTGTGCCAGTGAGGTGGTGCGGATACGCCAGTCCTTCACCACCCAGATGGATAAGTGA